In Romboutsia lituseburensis, a genomic segment contains:
- a CDS encoding sensor histidine kinase, with amino-acid sequence MLELHDTFINFIDFFSGLIYLFFFKIGLDHLSEKKYNNIFIYITLLLLSIFTYYYDFDAPIIFAFACILFYKLNYKVKFLKCIVMSFIYWLFMYITMEYISVYLAFLINYNDLANDYYINIDSVVLESIIIQAIFMLLALYIFIYIKKFFKLKKISHIFILIPILINISTLILSFRLIAVDNSITHINDLILILIPILVLISNIYFFLIVKRYIRSYKFEYENEILKANILKEYNYYLNMSKEKEKIRNIHHDMKNHIICIRHLCESNELEKIITYIDDIESKTCNYSKYKDILNTGNMILDSILINKKSICKNKEINFNIDMDFSKNDFIDMIDVCTIFSNLIDNAIEACDKIADSNLSKNIVLKSKYIDNFCVIVIENTKINKIKKKNGTFLTSKIDSSMHGIGLKNAISTVEKYSGNVVITHDDNIFKVKIVIPNT; translated from the coding sequence ATGTTAGAACTTCATGATACTTTTATAAATTTTATAGATTTTTTTAGCGGACTTATATATTTATTTTTCTTCAAAATAGGTTTAGATCATTTAAGCGAAAAAAAATATAATAATATTTTTATTTATATAACATTACTATTACTTTCTATATTCACATATTATTATGATTTTGATGCTCCTATTATTTTCGCATTTGCTTGTATATTATTCTACAAGCTTAATTATAAAGTTAAATTTTTAAAATGTATTGTCATGAGTTTTATATATTGGCTTTTTATGTATATTACTATGGAGTATATAAGTGTATATTTGGCATTTCTTATAAATTATAATGACTTAGCTAATGATTATTATATAAATATAGATAGTGTTGTTTTAGAAAGTATTATAATCCAAGCTATTTTTATGCTACTCGCTTTATACATATTTATATATATAAAAAAATTTTTTAAGCTAAAAAAAATCTCTCATATATTTATACTTATTCCTATTTTAATAAATATATCAACTTTAATACTATCTTTTAGATTAATTGCTGTGGATAATAGTATTACACATATAAATGATCTAATATTAATTTTAATACCTATTTTAGTATTAATTTCTAATATATATTTTTTTCTTATAGTTAAAAGGTACATTAGAAGTTATAAATTTGAATATGAAAATGAAATTTTAAAAGCTAATATTTTAAAAGAATATAATTATTACTTAAATATGAGTAAAGAAAAAGAGAAAATTAGAAATATTCATCACGATATGAAGAATCATATTATTTGTATTAGGCATTTATGTGAAAGCAATGAACTAGAAAAAATAATTACATACATTGATGATATAGAATCTAAAACTTGTAATTATTCAAAGTATAAAGATATCCTAAATACAGGCAATATGATATTAGATTCTATTTTAATTAACAAGAAATCAATATGTAAAAATAAAGAAATAAACTTTAATATAGATATGGATTTTTCAAAAAATGACTTTATAGACATGATAGATGTTTGCACTATTTTTTCTAATTTAATAGACAATGCTATAGAAGCATGTGATAAAATTGCAGATTCTAATCTATCTAAAAATATAGTATTGAAAAGTAAATATATTGATAATTTCTGTGTTATTGTAATTGAAAATACTAAAATTAATAAAATAAAGAAAAAAAATGGTACATTTTTAACTAGTAAAATAGATTCATCTATGCATGGAATAGGCTTAAAAAATGCTATAAGTACAGTTGAAAAATACTCAGGAAATGTCGTCATAACTCATGATGATAATATATTCAAAGTTAAAATCGTTATACCTAATACATAA